The following coding sequences are from one Oscarella lobularis chromosome 19, ooOscLobu1.1, whole genome shotgun sequence window:
- the LOC136198569 gene encoding leucine-rich repeat-containing protein 9-like isoform X1 translates to MASADQSKEKSDDDIMHEMCTCNGISYNKTTREIDGKARERVNSIEMFFFGYPRIVGLDAFFNLTRIVIMDQEVKRIENLSTCHALNELWICECQIRIIEGLDACINLEKLCLYSNLIETIQNIEHLKKLKILLLNDNRIEKIEGLNGLTCLLDLNLALNRISSIGDSLLNQSNLEMLNLANNPLTSLRDLTSLSFLEKLKDLRLQDAQFGQSPVCLLCNYATHLLYHLPRLTHLDTYDVTSQAVKDLAQTFVERKKLYYEIKFRHLNDEIDRKKGEVWTRVLLPRLERSRTRVRRLMCLAKEIEMLMKDERPFMQFDVSGREDSLSAKREALLERASCVVSSHIERVHEYVRKTNESFHDSRCQLEQKLVALELETGGNVQCEKGKESDPWFGVCSDLIKSKFDVPHYKPYNRTGVAIRSVYKIHNQYLQRRFDDHVSTMSKKRNDDKLMEYLFLVQSGFDDVVRIIEHGPSLCGDERAALPLTDSLHCAEMKVLKSKPIEGHVFVCKVCVGKLEKAADDDREICQLSYPDADSVFLPLLREDEKEEQLIYSFNEKLVLPEYLVEYDFLPADPDDFIETDDDDDDDEDVLRMTPCFPVQLRLVSLSEDVILERTGAVSLSLIRVLNLHGNGLTRLTFLREMPQLRKLVVSCNELNILEGIQNLSELRYLDVSFNNLTTLEGLMDLTHLQHFDVSWNRLTHIRNVLTLIRKHCPALTSFDSRHNEWKKTGREHRRHVLGRLKQLKVFDGIPVSDDELAVAVRALVTSRLSVAMLMSKGRMNGEEPRSLALESIADVWSRVSRLKLQKLSNEDDATLWSKVTVLNLSGQGLTKMSNLEKLENLRWVSFACNSITKIEGLEGCLYVEELSLEDNYVIRVEGIGHLSHLRSLNLSRNFISSLPAWILANLTSLQRLNLDRNRISSPSCLQKCLSLSQLYLAHNFVGTTRDVLSLKPLDNLVALDLNGNPVTKNVEEYRLVTIFHLKSLKALDNCVIDSTEIALAKEKFGGRLTLEYISERLGGGDVASLTQADFVQSGIRHVELERSDLLQNLTSLNLENNNLTSLEGLTSLVNLKILCVNYNHIKSVVHLSSSSSSSFNPVLENLQVLHLAYNGITNMEQLHLSRLTRLRTLFLQGNEISHVEGLEGMTTLVELVLDRNKIKNLFSHSFVSQYNLEELHMEENRLKDLSHFECLRALKRLYLGMNRIQNMAEIEKIGFLSTLLEVSLISNPATRKQLHRPLLIYRLPLVQIIDGLDVSEEERMKIEFYFADQAQSQGPPEVVSSSSSSNWKSSSKTGAVSSVRYAVPPSASFGFQVSGIQAAAAAAPPHQQPHPGTGGGKKSVLPSDMSRVITGVDGQLYRGIEGLPWNQGKSSIPNQRRRLPPGGGGGSEWHPQASTASQFYQRKLHRGQKF, encoded by the exons ATGGCGTCTGCAGAtcaatctaaagaaaaatcggaCGACGATATCATGCACGAAATG TGTACGTGCAATGGAATATCGTACAATaaaacgacgcgagaaaTCGATGGAAAGGCGAGAGAGCGCGTGAATTCGATCGAAATGTTCTTTTTCGGCTATCCTCGCATCGTGGGACTCGAcgcttttttcaatttgacgaGAATCGTCATTATGGATCAGGAAGtgaaacgaatcgaaaatCTATCCACGTGCCACGCCCTAAACGAACTCTGGATATGCGAATGCCAAATTCGA ATTATTGAAGGATTGGATGCATGCATCAATTTGGAAAAGTTGTGTCTCTACTCGAATCTCATTGaaacaattcaaaatattgagcatttgaaaaaattaaagataCTCCTTTTGAATGACAATCGTATTGAAAAGATAGAG GGTCTCAATGGACTCACGTGTCTCTTAGACTTAAATCTTGCTCTCAATAGAATTTCGTCTATAG gaGACTCTCTTCTTAATCAGTCGAATTTGGAAATGTTGAATTTGGCTAATAATCCTCTCACATCTCTAAGG gatttgacgtcgttgtcgtttttggaaaaattgaaagatcttcgtcttcaagaTGCTCAATTTGGACAGAGTCCCGTATGCCTTTTGTGCAACTATGCAACGCATCTTCTCTATCATTTGCCACGTTTGACTCATTTGGAtacgtatgacgtcacatcgcAAGCAGTAAAAGATCTCGCTCAG ACGTTTgttgagagaaagaaactctATTATGAAATCAAATTTCGTCATTTGAACGATGAAATTGACCGGAAAAAGGGCGAAGTTTGGACCCGCGTTCTTCTTCCACGTTTGGAACGATCGAGAACAAGAGTGAGACGTCTCATGTGTTTGGCAAAAGAA ATTGAAATGCTGATGAAAGACGAAAGACCTTTTATGCAATTTG ACGTATCTGGTCGTGAGGATTCGTTATCAGCCAAGCGTGAGGCTTTATTGGAGAGGGCATCTTGCGTTGTATCGTCTCACATTGAAAG AGTACACGAGTATGTACGAAAGACGAACGAATCGTTTCACGATTCTCGCTGTCAATTAGAGCAGAAACTCGTTGCACTTGAGTTAGAAACCGGAGGAAACGTGCAATGCGAAAAGGGAAAGGAATCCGATCCTTG GTTCGGCGTTTGTTCTGACCTCATCAAATCAAAGTTTGACGTTCCTCACTATAAG CCCTATAATCGTACGGGGGTGGCAATCCGAAGCGTCTATAAAATTCACAATCAATATTTACAAAGACGTTTTGATGACCACGTTAGCACTATGAGCAA gaaacgaaacgacgataaGCTCATGGAATATCTTTTCTTGGTGCAATCGggttttgatgacgtcgttcgaataATAGAGCACGGTCCTTCTCTGTGTGGGGATGAACGTGCTGCTCTTCCTCTCACTGATAGTCTTCACTGTGCTGAGATGAAAGTACTGAAGTCAAAGCCAATTGAAG GGCATGTTTTTGTCTGTAAAGTATGTGTTGGAAAATTGGAAAAGGCAGCTGATGATGATAGAGA AATTTGTCAACTCTCCTATCCCGATGCTGACTcggtttttcttcctctcctacgagaagacgaaaaagaagagcagcTCATCTATTCGTTTAACGAGAAACTCGTACTTCCCGAGTATCTCGTTGAATATGACTTTCTTCCAGCA GACCCTGATGATTTTATTGAGactgacgatgatgacgatgatgatgaagatgtTCTTCGTATGACGCCTTGTTTTCCTGTTCAGCTTAG GCTCGTTTCTCTGAGCGAAGATGTTATCTTGGAACGAACGGGTGCCGTGTCTTTGTCTCTCATTAGG GTTTTGAATTTGCACGGAAATGGGCTCACACGTTTGACGTTTTTGCGAGAAATGCCCCAATTGAGAAAATTGGTAGTCAGTTGCAATGAGCTCAATATTCTCGAAGGAATTCAAAATTTG AGTGAATTGCGCTATTTGGATGTCTCTTTTAACAATCTGACTACCCTAGAGGGATTGATG GATTTAACCCACTTGCAACACTTTGACGTGAGCTGGAATCGTCTGACTCACATTCGAAACGTTCTCACTCTAATTCGAAAACACTGTccggctttgacgtcgttcgacaGCCGACACAACGAATGGAAAAAGACG GGTAGGGAACATAGAAGGCACGTTTTAGGTCGATTGAAGCAACTTAAAGTTTTCGACGGAATCCccgtctccgacgacgaattggccgTCGCTGTGCGAGCTTTAGTGACGTCTCGACTGTCCGTTGCAATGCTCATGTCCAAAGGGAGAATGAATGGGGAAGAACCTCGTAGTCTCGCACTTGAATCAATTGCAGATGTATGGAGTAGAGTCAGTAG GCTTAAGCTTCAAAAATTGTCTAATGAAGATGATGCTACGTTATGGTCCAAGGTGACTGTCTTGAATTTGAGTGGCCAAGGCCTAACAAAAATGTCCAATTTGGAGAAATTGGAGAACTTGCGTTGGGTGTCATTTGCTTGTAATTCCATCACGAAAATCGAGGGACTCGAAGGATGTCTTTACGTTGAAGAATTGTCCCTTGAAGATAACTACGTTATTCGCGTTGAAG GCATAGGGCATCTTTCTCATCTTCGTTCCCTCAATCTCTCTCGAAACTTTATTTCGTCTCTACCCGCTTGGATTTTGGCAAATCTAACGTCTCTCCAACGTCTCAACTTGGACCGCAATCGAATCTCTAGCCCATCGTGTCTCCAG AAGTGCTTGTCCTTatctcaactttatctcgCTCATAACTTTGTAGGGACAACGAGAGACGTTCTGTCCTTAAAG CCGTTGGATAATCTCGTGGCGTTGGATCTCAATGGAAATCCCGTCACGAAGAACGTTGAAGAATACCGTCTAGTTACGATCTTTCACTTGAAGAGTCTCAAAGCGTTGGACAATTGCGTTATTGATTCGACTGAAATTGCTTTGGCGAAGGAGAAGTTTGGTGGGAGACTTACATTGGAATATATTTCTGAGCGTCTTGGCGGCGGGGATGTGGCGAGTTTGACTCAGGCAGACTTTGTTCAATCTGGAATTCGACACGTTGAATTAGAAAGAAGCGATTTGCTACAGAATCTGACGAG TTTGAACTtggaaaataataatttgacgtcattggagGGATTGACGTCTCTGGTCAATCTTAAG ATTCTGTGCGTTAATTACAATCACATTAAAAGTGTCGTACAtctttcatcgtcatcatcatcatcattcaATCCCGTTCTCGAGAATCTTCAAGTTCTTCATTTAGC ATACAATGGTATTACGAATATGGAACAGCTTCATCTTTCCAGACTGACTCGTCTCCGAACTTTGTTTCTTCAAG GAAACGAAATTAGTCACGTTGAAGGCCTTGAAGGCATGACAacgctcgtcgaattggtTCTTGATCGAAATAAGATTAAGAATCTTTTCTCGCATTCCTTCGTTTCGCAGTACAACTTGGAGGAATTGCACATGGAAGAAAATAG ACTAAAGGATTTGTCACATTTTGAATGTCTGAGAGCGCTAAAGCGTCTTTATCTGGGAATGAATCGAATTCAG AATATggctgaaattgaaaaaatcggCTTTCTTTCGACTTTGTTGGAAGTGTCACTGATAAGCAATCCG GCGACTCGAAAGCAACTTCATCGTCCTTTGCTTATCTatcgtcttcctctcgtCCAAATCATCGATGGTCTAGACGTGAGCGAGGAAGAACGAATGAAAATCGAGTTCTACTTTGCTGACCAAGCA CAGAGCCAAGGGCCTCCTGAAGTtgtttcatcgtcgtcgtcatctaaTTGGAAAAGTTCTTCAAaa ACGGGAGCTGTTTCTTCTGTTCGATACGCCGTTCCCCCTAGCGCATCGTTCGGTTTCCAAGTGAGCGGAATTCaagcagcggcggcggcggcaccacCACACCAACAGCCGCATCCTGGAACAGGAGGAGGAA aaaaaTCTGTTCTTCCAAGTGATATGTCTCGTGTAATAACGGGCGTTGATGGTCAGCTCTATCGAGGCATCGAGGGACTGCCATGGAATCAAGGAAAGTCGTCAATTCCAAACCAACGCCGTCGCCTGCCGCCtggtggcggcggaggaTCGGAATGGCATCCACAAGCGAGTACGGCATCCCAATTTTATCAGAG gaaaTTGCACAGGGGACAAAagttttaa
- the LOC136198569 gene encoding leucine-rich repeat-containing protein 9-like isoform X3, producing the protein MASADQSKEKSDDDIMHEMCTCNGISYNKTTREIDGKARERVNSIEMFFFGYPRIVGLDAFFNLTRIVIMDQEVKRIENLSTCHALNELWICECQIRIIEGLDACINLEKLCLYSNLIETIQNIEHLKKLKILLLNDNRIEKIEGLNGLTCLLDLNLALNRISSIGDSLLNQSNLEMLNLANNPLTSLRDLTSLSFLEKLKDLRLQDAQFGQSPVCLLCNYATHLLYHLPRLTHLDTYDVTSQAVKDLAQTFVERKKLYYEIKFRHLNDEIDRKKGEVWTRVLLPRLERSRTRVRRLMCLAKEIEMLMKDERPFMQFDVSGREDSLSAKREALLERASCVVSSHIERVHEYVRKTNESFHDSRCQLEQKLVALELETGGNVQCEKGKESDPWFGVCSDLIKSKFDVPHYKPYNRTGVAIRSVYKIHNQYLQRRFDDHVSTMSKKRNDDKLMEYLFLVQSGFDDVVRIIEHGPSLCGDERAALPLTDSLHCAEMKVLKSKPIEGHVFVCKVCVGKLEKAADDDREICQLSYPDADSVFLPLLREDEKEEQLIYSFNEKLVLPEYLVEYDFLPADPDDFIETDDDDDDDEDVLRMTPCFPVQLRLVSLSEDVILERTGAVSLSLIRVLNLHGNGLTRLTFLREMPQLRKLVVSCNELNILEGIQNLSELRYLDVSFNNLTTLEGLMDLTHLQHFDVSWNRLTHIRNVLTLIRKHCPALTSFDSRHNEWKKTGREHRRHVLGRLKQLKVFDGIPVSDDELAVAVRALVTSRLSVAMLMSKGRMNGEEPRSLALESIADVWSRVSRLKLQKLSNEDDATLWSKVTVLNLSGQGLTKMSNLEKLENLRWVSFACNSITKIEGLEGCLYVEELSLEDNYVIRVEGIGHLSHLRSLNLSRNFISSLPAWILANLTSLQRLNLDRNRISSPSCLQKCLSLSQLYLAHNFVGTTRDVLSLKPLDNLVALDLNGNPVTKNVEEYRLVTIFHLKSLKALDNCVIDSTEIALAKEKFGGRLTLEYISERLGGGDVASLTQADFVQSGIRHVELERSDLLQNLTSLNLENNNLTSLEGLTSLVNLKILCVNYNHIKSVVHLSSSSSSSFNPVLENLQVLHLAYNGITNMEQLHLSRLTRLRTLFLQGNEISHVEGLEGMTTLVELVLDRNKIKNLFSHSFVSQYNLEELHMEENRLKDLSHFECLRALKRLYLGMNRIQNMAEIEKIGFLSTLLEVSLISNPATRKQLHRPLLIYRLPLVQIIDGLDVSEEERMKIEFYFADQASQGPPEVVSSSSSSNWKSSSKTGAVSSVRYAVPPSASFGFQVSGIQAAAAAAPPHQQPHPGTGGGKKSVLPSDMSRVITGVDGQLYRGIEGLPWNQGKSSIPNQRRRLPPGGGGGSEWHPQASTASQFYQRKLHRGQKF; encoded by the exons ATGGCGTCTGCAGAtcaatctaaagaaaaatcggaCGACGATATCATGCACGAAATG TGTACGTGCAATGGAATATCGTACAATaaaacgacgcgagaaaTCGATGGAAAGGCGAGAGAGCGCGTGAATTCGATCGAAATGTTCTTTTTCGGCTATCCTCGCATCGTGGGACTCGAcgcttttttcaatttgacgaGAATCGTCATTATGGATCAGGAAGtgaaacgaatcgaaaatCTATCCACGTGCCACGCCCTAAACGAACTCTGGATATGCGAATGCCAAATTCGA ATTATTGAAGGATTGGATGCATGCATCAATTTGGAAAAGTTGTGTCTCTACTCGAATCTCATTGaaacaattcaaaatattgagcatttgaaaaaattaaagataCTCCTTTTGAATGACAATCGTATTGAAAAGATAGAG GGTCTCAATGGACTCACGTGTCTCTTAGACTTAAATCTTGCTCTCAATAGAATTTCGTCTATAG gaGACTCTCTTCTTAATCAGTCGAATTTGGAAATGTTGAATTTGGCTAATAATCCTCTCACATCTCTAAGG gatttgacgtcgttgtcgtttttggaaaaattgaaagatcttcgtcttcaagaTGCTCAATTTGGACAGAGTCCCGTATGCCTTTTGTGCAACTATGCAACGCATCTTCTCTATCATTTGCCACGTTTGACTCATTTGGAtacgtatgacgtcacatcgcAAGCAGTAAAAGATCTCGCTCAG ACGTTTgttgagagaaagaaactctATTATGAAATCAAATTTCGTCATTTGAACGATGAAATTGACCGGAAAAAGGGCGAAGTTTGGACCCGCGTTCTTCTTCCACGTTTGGAACGATCGAGAACAAGAGTGAGACGTCTCATGTGTTTGGCAAAAGAA ATTGAAATGCTGATGAAAGACGAAAGACCTTTTATGCAATTTG ACGTATCTGGTCGTGAGGATTCGTTATCAGCCAAGCGTGAGGCTTTATTGGAGAGGGCATCTTGCGTTGTATCGTCTCACATTGAAAG AGTACACGAGTATGTACGAAAGACGAACGAATCGTTTCACGATTCTCGCTGTCAATTAGAGCAGAAACTCGTTGCACTTGAGTTAGAAACCGGAGGAAACGTGCAATGCGAAAAGGGAAAGGAATCCGATCCTTG GTTCGGCGTTTGTTCTGACCTCATCAAATCAAAGTTTGACGTTCCTCACTATAAG CCCTATAATCGTACGGGGGTGGCAATCCGAAGCGTCTATAAAATTCACAATCAATATTTACAAAGACGTTTTGATGACCACGTTAGCACTATGAGCAA gaaacgaaacgacgataaGCTCATGGAATATCTTTTCTTGGTGCAATCGggttttgatgacgtcgttcgaataATAGAGCACGGTCCTTCTCTGTGTGGGGATGAACGTGCTGCTCTTCCTCTCACTGATAGTCTTCACTGTGCTGAGATGAAAGTACTGAAGTCAAAGCCAATTGAAG GGCATGTTTTTGTCTGTAAAGTATGTGTTGGAAAATTGGAAAAGGCAGCTGATGATGATAGAGA AATTTGTCAACTCTCCTATCCCGATGCTGACTcggtttttcttcctctcctacgagaagacgaaaaagaagagcagcTCATCTATTCGTTTAACGAGAAACTCGTACTTCCCGAGTATCTCGTTGAATATGACTTTCTTCCAGCA GACCCTGATGATTTTATTGAGactgacgatgatgacgatgatgatgaagatgtTCTTCGTATGACGCCTTGTTTTCCTGTTCAGCTTAG GCTCGTTTCTCTGAGCGAAGATGTTATCTTGGAACGAACGGGTGCCGTGTCTTTGTCTCTCATTAGG GTTTTGAATTTGCACGGAAATGGGCTCACACGTTTGACGTTTTTGCGAGAAATGCCCCAATTGAGAAAATTGGTAGTCAGTTGCAATGAGCTCAATATTCTCGAAGGAATTCAAAATTTG AGTGAATTGCGCTATTTGGATGTCTCTTTTAACAATCTGACTACCCTAGAGGGATTGATG GATTTAACCCACTTGCAACACTTTGACGTGAGCTGGAATCGTCTGACTCACATTCGAAACGTTCTCACTCTAATTCGAAAACACTGTccggctttgacgtcgttcgacaGCCGACACAACGAATGGAAAAAGACG GGTAGGGAACATAGAAGGCACGTTTTAGGTCGATTGAAGCAACTTAAAGTTTTCGACGGAATCCccgtctccgacgacgaattggccgTCGCTGTGCGAGCTTTAGTGACGTCTCGACTGTCCGTTGCAATGCTCATGTCCAAAGGGAGAATGAATGGGGAAGAACCTCGTAGTCTCGCACTTGAATCAATTGCAGATGTATGGAGTAGAGTCAGTAG GCTTAAGCTTCAAAAATTGTCTAATGAAGATGATGCTACGTTATGGTCCAAGGTGACTGTCTTGAATTTGAGTGGCCAAGGCCTAACAAAAATGTCCAATTTGGAGAAATTGGAGAACTTGCGTTGGGTGTCATTTGCTTGTAATTCCATCACGAAAATCGAGGGACTCGAAGGATGTCTTTACGTTGAAGAATTGTCCCTTGAAGATAACTACGTTATTCGCGTTGAAG GCATAGGGCATCTTTCTCATCTTCGTTCCCTCAATCTCTCTCGAAACTTTATTTCGTCTCTACCCGCTTGGATTTTGGCAAATCTAACGTCTCTCCAACGTCTCAACTTGGACCGCAATCGAATCTCTAGCCCATCGTGTCTCCAG AAGTGCTTGTCCTTatctcaactttatctcgCTCATAACTTTGTAGGGACAACGAGAGACGTTCTGTCCTTAAAG CCGTTGGATAATCTCGTGGCGTTGGATCTCAATGGAAATCCCGTCACGAAGAACGTTGAAGAATACCGTCTAGTTACGATCTTTCACTTGAAGAGTCTCAAAGCGTTGGACAATTGCGTTATTGATTCGACTGAAATTGCTTTGGCGAAGGAGAAGTTTGGTGGGAGACTTACATTGGAATATATTTCTGAGCGTCTTGGCGGCGGGGATGTGGCGAGTTTGACTCAGGCAGACTTTGTTCAATCTGGAATTCGACACGTTGAATTAGAAAGAAGCGATTTGCTACAGAATCTGACGAG TTTGAACTtggaaaataataatttgacgtcattggagGGATTGACGTCTCTGGTCAATCTTAAG ATTCTGTGCGTTAATTACAATCACATTAAAAGTGTCGTACAtctttcatcgtcatcatcatcatcattcaATCCCGTTCTCGAGAATCTTCAAGTTCTTCATTTAGC ATACAATGGTATTACGAATATGGAACAGCTTCATCTTTCCAGACTGACTCGTCTCCGAACTTTGTTTCTTCAAG GAAACGAAATTAGTCACGTTGAAGGCCTTGAAGGCATGACAacgctcgtcgaattggtTCTTGATCGAAATAAGATTAAGAATCTTTTCTCGCATTCCTTCGTTTCGCAGTACAACTTGGAGGAATTGCACATGGAAGAAAATAG ACTAAAGGATTTGTCACATTTTGAATGTCTGAGAGCGCTAAAGCGTCTTTATCTGGGAATGAATCGAATTCAG AATATggctgaaattgaaaaaatcggCTTTCTTTCGACTTTGTTGGAAGTGTCACTGATAAGCAATCCG GCGACTCGAAAGCAACTTCATCGTCCTTTGCTTATCTatcgtcttcctctcgtCCAAATCATCGATGGTCTAGACGTGAGCGAGGAAGAACGAATGAAAATCGAGTTCTACTTTGCTGACCAAGCA AGCCAAGGGCCTCCTGAAGTtgtttcatcgtcgtcgtcatctaaTTGGAAAAGTTCTTCAAaa ACGGGAGCTGTTTCTTCTGTTCGATACGCCGTTCCCCCTAGCGCATCGTTCGGTTTCCAAGTGAGCGGAATTCaagcagcggcggcggcggcaccacCACACCAACAGCCGCATCCTGGAACAGGAGGAGGAA aaaaaTCTGTTCTTCCAAGTGATATGTCTCGTGTAATAACGGGCGTTGATGGTCAGCTCTATCGAGGCATCGAGGGACTGCCATGGAATCAAGGAAAGTCGTCAATTCCAAACCAACGCCGTCGCCTGCCGCCtggtggcggcggaggaTCGGAATGGCATCCACAAGCGAGTACGGCATCCCAATTTTATCAGAG gaaaTTGCACAGGGGACAAAagttttaa